From the Pedobacter cryoconitis genome, one window contains:
- a CDS encoding TonB-dependent receptor plug domain-containing protein: MRIGYLLITIFISTATSYAQNKTVASQQKKDTVGNKLKEVVVTGEYQPQSLKNSVYRTRIINAERIRLKAATSIQQVLNTELGFRFTSDPALGVSDVQMMGMSGRNIKILLDGVPMIDRNDERESLNQIDINTVERIEIVEGPLSVSYGSDALVGVINVITKKPGKETLNINARIQEETAGKEYSPFGKSGSHMQHVGGDWQNKGWSILAGLTRDDFNGFNVPGALTTSTEVALDRNRWKPKLRWMANGRLGYSNTNFNIWYRLNYLDESIDSRGGYIVNANKAINQVFTVKRYIHQLQSDYRFNEKLSLSGSVAYNILNRATKTTEHDYATGTDQLTTGQGQQDLAKLSSGAFRTTLVYKMSDQVSFQPGIEINTDHAEGARIKGEPTIKDYAFFVSSELRVINGVTIRPGLRFIKNSVYDAPPVIPSLNTKIVLTDKLDLRLGYATGFRAPALRELYFDFIDANHTILGNLNLKAEQSNSLNASLSLATVEQEGVTLKTVLSGYYNYIKNRIDYLTSETDPTLSELVNLAKYKTTGGTLENTLAWKHFQASLGLGMIGTYNQYSEDSKTYGESPEFVWSPEINTNLTYNLPQYGATVNLSAKFNGTRRQYESFTGDNGQGVRLTKIGSSTIADLMITKKLLKSFALNAGVNNLFNITTLSNSSLGTGGAHGTGGQSIPTSYGRSYVVGLSFNWTKN; the protein is encoded by the coding sequence ATGAGAATTGGTTACCTCCTGATTACAATATTTATATCCACTGCAACTTCTTATGCGCAGAACAAAACTGTTGCTAGTCAGCAGAAAAAAGATACTGTTGGCAATAAACTGAAGGAAGTGGTGGTTACCGGTGAGTATCAGCCACAATCGTTAAAAAATTCTGTTTACAGGACCCGTATCATTAACGCAGAACGTATACGCCTGAAAGCGGCCACAAGTATTCAGCAGGTTTTAAATACAGAACTCGGATTCAGGTTTACCAGTGACCCGGCTTTAGGCGTCAGTGATGTGCAAATGATGGGGATGAGCGGCCGTAATATCAAAATCCTGCTGGATGGTGTACCTATGATCGATAGAAATGACGAACGTGAAAGTTTGAATCAGATTGATATCAATACAGTAGAACGTATTGAAATTGTTGAAGGGCCGCTTTCTGTTTCTTATGGTTCTGATGCCCTGGTTGGGGTGATCAATGTGATTACTAAAAAACCGGGCAAAGAAACATTGAATATCAATGCAAGAATACAAGAGGAGACAGCTGGAAAAGAATATTCACCATTTGGTAAATCCGGATCTCACATGCAGCATGTTGGGGGAGACTGGCAAAATAAAGGATGGAGTATCCTTGCAGGGCTTACCCGGGACGATTTTAATGGATTTAATGTGCCCGGAGCGCTGACTACTTCTACAGAAGTTGCTTTAGACCGTAACCGCTGGAAGCCAAAACTTAGGTGGATGGCGAATGGAAGACTAGGCTATAGCAATACTAATTTCAATATCTGGTACAGACTGAACTATCTGGATGAAAGTATTGATAGCAGAGGCGGTTATATTGTGAATGCGAACAAAGCAATCAACCAGGTATTTACTGTTAAACGTTATATCCATCAATTACAAAGTGATTACCGTTTCAATGAAAAGTTATCATTGAGTGGTTCTGTAGCCTATAATATTTTGAATCGTGCCACAAAAACCACTGAACATGATTATGCTACAGGTACGGATCAGCTGACCACGGGTCAGGGACAACAGGATTTAGCGAAACTAAGTTCTGGTGCTTTCAGGACTACATTAGTTTATAAAATGTCAGATCAGGTTTCCTTTCAACCGGGTATAGAGATCAACACCGATCATGCAGAAGGAGCAAGAATTAAAGGAGAGCCGACTATTAAGGATTATGCATTTTTCGTCTCTTCAGAACTTCGTGTAATCAATGGTGTAACCATTCGCCCGGGACTCAGGTTTATCAAAAATTCTGTTTATGACGCGCCGCCGGTTATTCCATCGCTGAATACTAAAATAGTTTTAACCGATAAACTTGATTTACGCTTAGGTTATGCTACTGGTTTCCGTGCCCCGGCACTTCGTGAGCTCTATTTTGACTTCATAGATGCGAATCATACTATTCTAGGGAATTTAAACTTGAAAGCTGAGCAATCAAACAGCTTAAATGCTTCTCTTTCTTTAGCTACAGTTGAACAAGAGGGGGTTACCCTGAAAACGGTGCTGAGTGGATATTATAACTACATTAAAAACAGAATTGACTACCTGACCTCAGAGACTGACCCTACGCTTTCTGAGCTGGTGAATCTTGCAAAATATAAGACTACAGGTGGTACTTTGGAAAACACTTTGGCGTGGAAACATTTCCAGGCTTCACTAGGCTTGGGCATGATTGGTACGTATAACCAGTACAGTGAAGATTCAAAAACCTACGGAGAGTCACCGGAATTTGTCTGGTCACCGGAAATCAATACTAATCTGACTTACAACCTGCCTCAATATGGTGCAACAGTGAACCTGTCAGCCAAATTTAATGGGACAAGAAGACAATATGAATCTTTTACCGGGGATAATGGGCAGGGTGTCAGATTAACAAAAATCGGCTCTTCCACTATTGCAGATCTGATGATTACTAAAAAGCTGCTTAAATCATTCGCGCTGAATGCAGGTGTAAATAACCTGTTCAATATCACCACACTCAGTAATTCTTCTTTAGGTACTGGAGGTGCGCACGGTACAGGAGGGCAGTCTATCCCTACGAGCTATGGCCGCTCTTATGTAGTTGGGCTAAGCTTTAACTGGACAAAAAATTAA
- a CDS encoding HmuY family protein gives MKKFTPLITLLCLATAFTACKKDSDPIIVTPASTGSTLTLNGLIGSEAGSAAGNSVFVDFSTDKQTSVARTSWDLGFYSGDDFKVILNHTVGATAIALNKTDLNLVTEADTTALAASGDLNLGQGAGGFSYIDPVEGDAATYLAGTVIKTIAAADADNKVYIVNRGGTSGWQKIRVIRAGAGYTLQYAKITDKTFKTLNVTKDAAFNFKYVSFKTGAVEVEPAKANWDIEWTLATYKANATTPYTFSDFVLINFVGGVTAAEVIVADSKVTFADFAEANLTGKVFVGKREVIAGNWRVTSGTPVGVKTDRFYLVKDGAGNIYKLKFVSFHPNDAGVRGKPVIEYKLVKKA, from the coding sequence ATGAAAAAATTTACTCCACTAATCACTTTACTTTGCCTGGCCACTGCCTTTACAGCCTGCAAAAAAGATAGTGACCCAATTATTGTAACCCCTGCTTCAACCGGGAGTACACTTACTTTAAATGGACTGATTGGTTCTGAAGCAGGTTCAGCAGCAGGAAACAGTGTTTTCGTAGACTTTAGTACAGATAAACAAACGTCTGTAGCGCGTACTTCATGGGATCTTGGCTTTTATTCAGGTGATGATTTTAAAGTAATCCTGAACCATACTGTAGGTGCAACTGCCATTGCATTAAATAAAACAGATTTAAACCTGGTTACTGAAGCAGATACGACAGCATTAGCTGCCTCAGGTGATTTAAACTTAGGTCAGGGTGCAGGTGGTTTTAGTTACATCGATCCTGTTGAAGGAGATGCCGCAACTTATTTAGCCGGTACTGTGATTAAAACGATTGCTGCTGCTGATGCAGACAATAAAGTTTATATCGTGAACCGCGGCGGTACTTCAGGATGGCAAAAAATCCGTGTAATCCGCGCAGGTGCAGGTTATACTTTACAATATGCTAAAATCACTGATAAAACTTTCAAAACGCTGAATGTCACTAAAGACGCAGCTTTCAATTTTAAATATGTATCCTTCAAAACAGGAGCAGTAGAGGTAGAGCCGGCAAAAGCAAATTGGGATATCGAATGGACATTGGCGACTTATAAAGCAAATGCAACTACACCTTATACTTTCTCAGATTTCGTGCTGATCAACTTTGTAGGCGGGGTAACTGCGGCAGAAGTGATCGTAGCAGACAGCAAAGTAACTTTTGCAGATTTCGCAGAAGCTAACCTGACAGGAAAAGTATTTGTGGGTAAAAGAGAAGTTATTGCTGGTAACTGGAGAGTTACTTCGGGTACACCAGTAGGTGTAAAAACAGATCGTTTCTACCTCGTTAAAGATGGTGCAGGTAATATTTATAAATTAAAATTTGTGAGCTTCCATCCAAATGATGCAGGAGTTCGCGGTAAACCAGTAATCGAATACAAGCTGGTTAAAAAGGCATAA
- a CDS encoding hemin ABC transporter substrate-binding protein has protein sequence MKLTLLAAAMAAISLGACNANKQEATAGLADSIKIVSLSGSISEVLAGAGLEKNIVGTDITSNYPEGLKAKPKVGHNKNINAEGILALQPGLVIGIKKDFSPALEAQFKTAGVKLLLVDQEFSVKGTKELIHTLTDSLHVKTKGDSLIKILDQDLAKVKPAARKPKVLFIYARGTGTMMVGGTGTQVEKAIVLAGGQNAVTEFADYKPLTAEALVKANPDVILLFDSGLKSLGGAEGVSKIQGIKETNAGKNKKIISMDGELLGSFGPRLGVAIQELATKIN, from the coding sequence ATGAAACTTACTTTATTAGCAGCAGCGATGGCAGCCATTAGTTTGGGAGCCTGTAATGCAAACAAACAGGAAGCCACAGCAGGTCTTGCTGACAGTATTAAAATTGTATCTCTAAGCGGATCCATCAGTGAAGTATTAGCTGGTGCAGGTTTAGAAAAGAATATTGTGGGTACTGATATCACCAGTAATTATCCTGAAGGTCTGAAAGCAAAACCAAAAGTAGGGCATAATAAAAATATCAATGCCGAAGGGATTTTAGCCTTACAACCGGGCCTGGTTATCGGGATTAAAAAAGACTTTAGCCCGGCATTGGAAGCTCAATTTAAAACCGCTGGTGTAAAGCTTTTATTAGTGGATCAGGAGTTTTCTGTCAAAGGAACAAAAGAGCTGATCCATACCCTTACAGATAGCCTGCATGTGAAAACCAAAGGTGATTCGCTGATCAAGATCTTAGATCAGGATCTGGCAAAAGTTAAACCTGCTGCCCGCAAACCTAAAGTATTATTCATTTATGCACGCGGTACCGGAACAATGATGGTTGGCGGTACAGGTACGCAGGTGGAGAAAGCAATTGTTCTGGCAGGTGGACAGAATGCAGTAACTGAATTTGCCGATTACAAGCCTTTAACAGCTGAGGCTTTAGTCAAAGCTAATCCAGACGTGATCCTGCTTTTTGACTCAGGTTTGAAAAGTTTAGGCGGAGCAGAAGGGGTGTCAAAAATTCAGGGCATCAAAGAAACAAATGCGGGTAAAAACAAGAAAATTATCAGTATGGACGGTGAACTGTTAGGCAGCTTTGGGCCACGTTTAGGCGTTGCAATTCAAGAACTAGCGACTAAAATCAATTGA
- a CDS encoding FecCD family ABC transporter permease, with amino-acid sequence MSKKIKLILLLLLILLLAVVVISSCIGAVVITMPEFLSIIAYKTGFSDAMNFKPQQAAVLMNIRLPRVVLGMLIGAGLGISGAAIQGLFRNPLAEPGLIGISAGATLCAVLVIVLEVGFFTKLSGIIGFYAISLAAFIGACVTTFIVYRMSTRHGKTEITTLLLSGIAINALALGFVGLLTYMATNEQLPVITFWSLGSLGGASWETVSGLLPFIVIPVIILPFLAKSLNALTLGDAQALHMGINVVNMKRIIIVLATMAVGAAVAVAGIIGFIGLIIPHILRMTFTADNRLVVPGSAILGAALLTAADMVARTIVAPAELPIGILTALIGTPVFMYIIVTERNKNKL; translated from the coding sequence TTGAGTAAAAAGATAAAATTAATTCTGTTACTGCTGCTGATCTTATTATTGGCAGTTGTAGTGATCTCCTCCTGTATAGGGGCGGTAGTAATTACGATGCCTGAGTTTTTATCCATCATAGCCTATAAAACAGGGTTTTCGGATGCGATGAATTTTAAACCACAACAAGCAGCAGTACTGATGAATATAAGATTGCCAAGGGTGGTTTTAGGGATGTTAATAGGCGCGGGACTTGGTATATCAGGCGCAGCAATACAAGGTTTGTTTAGAAATCCACTAGCAGAACCCGGGTTGATAGGGATATCAGCGGGTGCTACTTTATGCGCCGTATTAGTGATTGTATTAGAAGTTGGGTTTTTTACCAAACTGAGTGGTATAATTGGTTTTTATGCCATTTCTCTGGCTGCTTTTATTGGTGCTTGTGTAACCACATTTATCGTTTACCGGATGTCTACCAGGCATGGTAAAACGGAGATCACAACCCTGTTATTATCCGGTATTGCCATCAATGCGCTGGCACTCGGATTTGTAGGCTTGTTAACCTATATGGCGACAAATGAGCAGTTACCAGTCATTACCTTCTGGAGTTTAGGGAGTTTAGGAGGAGCAAGCTGGGAAACAGTAAGCGGACTTTTACCATTTATTGTGATACCAGTAATCATTCTTCCATTTTTAGCAAAGTCACTCAACGCGTTAACCCTTGGAGATGCGCAAGCATTACATATGGGGATTAATGTGGTCAATATGAAAAGGATCATCATTGTATTGGCGACCATGGCGGTTGGTGCAGCTGTTGCAGTTGCTGGAATAATCGGATTTATCGGATTAATCATTCCGCATATTCTGAGGATGACTTTTACCGCTGATAACCGGCTGGTTGTTCCGGGATCAGCGATTCTGGGCGCAGCTTTATTGACCGCTGCCGATATGGTTGCCAGAACTATTGTTGCG